A region of Frederiksenia canicola DNA encodes the following proteins:
- a CDS encoding DeoR/GlpR family DNA-binding transcription regulator — protein sequence MQHRHRAILAFLEKYDEASVQELAGQFMVSVETIRRDLNALAKQGLLHRTHGGAVSSKNRDIGRSFQVRQRINSEAKKSIAENALDHFFEGAVIGLDASSSSWNFAQLLPDVPCTVVTSSMHNIRALANKPCIEIIATGGTYSPKYDAFYGSLSGHILSRLKIDLAIFSCTGISDGVIWESNELNAVIKRKMLAVSKQVFLFADHSKYDRKDLIKLCDLSQVDILFSDQVPPESLVAYCQQHNVQITV from the coding sequence ATGCAACACCGCCACCGTGCGATTTTAGCATTCTTAGAAAAATATGATGAGGCCAGCGTGCAGGAGCTTGCAGGGCAATTTATGGTGTCGGTGGAGACAATTCGGCGAGATCTCAATGCCTTGGCGAAACAGGGATTATTGCACCGCACTCACGGCGGGGCGGTGAGCAGCAAAAATCGCGATATTGGGCGATCGTTTCAGGTGCGACAGCGGATCAACAGCGAGGCGAAAAAGTCGATCGCAGAAAATGCGTTGGATCACTTCTTTGAAGGGGCGGTGATCGGTCTGGATGCCAGTTCGAGTAGTTGGAACTTTGCTCAACTTCTGCCTGATGTGCCTTGTACGGTGGTGACCAGTTCGATGCACAATATTCGTGCCTTGGCAAACAAGCCTTGTATTGAAATTATCGCAACGGGCGGAACCTATTCACCAAAATATGATGCTTTTTATGGCTCGCTCTCGGGGCATATTTTGTCTCGGCTGAAGATTGATTTGGCGATTTTTTCTTGCACTGGCATTTCTGACGGAGTGATTTGGGAGTCGAACGAGCTGAACGCGGTGATTAAACGCAAGATGTTGGCAGTGAGCAAGCAGGTGTTTCTGTTTGCCGATCACAGTAAATATGACCGTAAAGATTTGATTAAACTGTGCGATTTGTCTCAGGTTGATATTCTGTTTAGCGACCAAGTCCCGCCAGAGTCATTGGTGGCGTATTGTCAGCAGCACAATGTGCAAATTACCGTGTAA